In Mycolicibacter virginiensis, the DNA window GGGCGTTGGCGGCACTGACAGCGCGCGATCAGCGTAGCGGCGTACAGTCGGCGATGGCTCGTTAAATACGCTAACTAACTTCCCGGCGGCACTCGACCGGCAGAGCTAGATAGATAGGAGTGCGCACTATGGCACGTACCGCCCGATTCGATGGAGACACCTGGGACCTGGCCTCCAGCGTGGGAATCACCGCCACCGGCGTGGCCGTGGGCCGTGCGATCGCCAGCCGGGCCGCCCATCCCCTGATCAACGACCCGTTCGCCGAACCGTTGGTGCGCGCCGTCGGCCTGGACCTGTTCACCAGATTGGCCAGCGGTGAGATCGCCCCGGAAGACTTCGGCGACCAAGCCCCGAAGGACATGGCCCGGATGGCCGACAACATGGCGGCCCGCACCCGCTTCTTCGACGACTTCTTCACCGACGCGGGCGCTGCCGGCATCCGCCAGGCCGTCATCCTGGCGTCCGGGCTGGACTCGCGTGCCTACCGGCTGGACTGGCCGTCCGGCACCATTGTCTATGAGGTCGACCAGCCCGAGGTGATCGAGTTCAAGACCCGGGTGCTGGCCGCCCACGGCGCGCAGCCCACCGCCGATCGGCGGACCGTCTCGATCGATCTGCGCGAGGACTGGCCGGCGGAGCTACAGGCGGCCGGCTTCGATCCCGCCCTGCCGACTGCCTGGAGCGCGGAGGGACTACTGGGCTACCTGCCCCCCGACGCGCAGGACCGGCTGCTGGACACCGTCACCGCCCTGAGCGCACCGGGCAGCCGGATCGCCACCGAGAGCACGCCCGGCCTCGACGCGGCCACCGAAGAACAGGCACGTCGGCGCATGCAGGAGTCCGCGGAACGGATGCGCAGCCACGGGGTCGACATCAACCTGGCCGAACTGCTCTATTTCGGGGACCGCAACGAAGCCGGCAGTTATCTGGCGGGGCACGACTGGCGGGTCGACAGCCACGACGTCGGCGCGCTGTTCGCCGAGTACGGGCTGCCACCGTTGGACGTCGATGAGGAGCCCGGCTTCGGCAAGCTGGCCTACATCAGCGCGGTCCGGGGCTGACGGCCATGGCACGCACTGAGAACGACAGCTGGGACCTGGCCTCCAGTGTGGGCACCACCGCCACCATGGTGGCCGCTGCCCGCGCGCTGGCCACCGCGGAAGCCGAGCCGATCATCTCCGACCCCTTCGCAGCGCCGCTGGTACGGGCGGTCGGGATCGACTTCTTCACCAAGATGGTCGACGGCACGCTGGATCCGGCGGTGGCCGCCGAAGCCAAATCCGCCGCCGAACCGATGACCGCCGTGATGGCAGTGCGCACCCGGTTCTTCGACGATTTCTTCCTGCAAGCCGCCGATGCGGGCGTTCGGCAGTCGGTCATCCTTGCCGCCGGACTGGATTCGCGGGCCTACCGGCTGGGCTGGCCGGCCGGCAGCGTCGTCTACGAGATCGACCAGCCGGACGTGATCGAGTTCAAGTCCCGCACACTGGCCGACTTGGGAGCCCAGCCGACCGCCGATCGCCGCGCCGTGGCCGTCGATCTGCGCGACGACTGGCCGGCCGCGTTGCGCGACAGCGGTTTTGACGAGACCAAGCCCACCGCGTGGAGCGCAGAGGGCCTGCTCATCTATCTGCCGCCGGATGCGCAGGACCGGCTGTTCGACCACATCACCGCGCTGAGCGCCCCGGGCAGCCGGGTGGCCACCGAGTACCACCCCGACGGCGCGGCCACACTGAGCGGCTCGAACCAGTCGCTGGGTCAGCGGTTCGCCGACCAGGGCCTGGATCTCGACATCACCACCTTGGTGTACTCCGGCGAGCGAAACCCGGTCGGAACATACCTGACCGAACGCGGGTGGCAGGTGCGCGAGCGCGGCCGCGAGACCGTGTTCGCCGACTACGGTCGCACCTTTCCCGACGGTGACATCGTGGCCCGGTTACGCAATTCGGTTGCGATCGAGGCGATTCGGCTCTAAGCGGCATTTCGCCACTTTCAACGACCATGGCCGCCGGTCCCGAAGGACCGGCGGCCATTGTCGTGTTGCGGGGTGGCCGCGCTATCAGCTCGGGGGGATGACCCCGCCGCCCTTGCCGCCCTCGCCGGGCTGCCCGGGCGGGCCGGCGGTGCCGCCACCGGCAGCCGAACCGCCACCGCCGGCCGGGCCACCAGGCCCGGCGGCGCCGGGGCCACCCGGAGTGCCATCGGCGCCGTTGCCACCGTCTTGGCCCGCGGTGCCGTTGGGGTTGTTGGCCGCACCGCCCTTACCGCCGAGGTTGCCGCCGGCCGCGTTTCCGCCGCTGCCGCCGTTACCGCCGCTGCCGCCGTTACCGCCGGCGCCACCGTTGGGGTTCGTCGCGCTGCCGTTACCGCCGCTCGCACCGGCGCCACCGGCGCCACCGTCGCCGCCCCTGCTGCCGTTACCGCCGGCGCCACCCTTGCCGCCGTCGCCGCCGTTGCCGGAGTTGCTGCCGCCGAGGCCGCCGTCGCCGCCCTTACCGCCGTAGCCACCGTCGGCGCCGTTGGACCCGTTGCCGCCGGTACCACCGGTGCCACCGGCACCTGCCGACTCGCCAGACGCGCTACCGGCGTCGGCGCCGGTACCACCGGTGCCGCCGTTTCCGCCCTTGCCGCCGATTCCGGTGCCATTACCGCCGGTGCCGCCAGTGCCGCCGTTGGGGTTGCCGGACTGATCGCCGTCGGTGCCGGTCGACCCGGTCCCCCCGGTCGTGCCGGGGCCGGTCGGGGCATTGGCGCCCTTACCGGCGTCGCCACCGTTACCGCCGTTTCCGTCGGCGCCGGCGTTGCCGCCCTTGCCGCCGTTGCCGCCGTACTGGCCAGTGCTGGTCGCGTCGGCACCCTTGCCACCGTTGCCGCCGTTACCGCCGGTGCCGGTCGATCCGGCCTTGCCGTTCGCGGCTTGGCTCCCGTCACCGCCGGTGCCGCCCGTGCCGGCGGTTCCTGCCGTGCCGCGGTCGCCGCCGTCACCACCGTTGCCGCCGTGGCCGCCGTGCGCGCCCGATCCGGTGGTGTTGGTGGCGATCCCGTCGCCGCCGTTGCCGCCGTTGCCGGCGTTACCGGCGTTACCGGCGTTGCCGCCCTTGCCGCCAGCACCGGCGCTGCCGCTGCCGCTGGCCCCGGTACCGGCCGCGCCACCGTTGCCGCCACTGGCGCCGTTGCCACCGTTGCCGCCGCTGCTGGCGTCGCCGCCGGCGGAGCCGTCCGGGTTCGCGGTGGTGCCATTGCCCCCGGTGGTGCCGTTACTGCCGTGGCCGCCGTTGCCGCCGTTGCCACCAGCACCGCCGGCTCCACCGTTGCCCCCGACGCCGGAGTTGGTGCCGCCCAGACCGCCCGCACCGCCGTTACCGCCGGCGGTGCCGTTGCCGCCGTCGGTGCCGTCGACGCTCGGGTCCGTGGAGTTGGTGCCGTTGGCGCCGTTGAAGCCGTTGCCGCCCGCACCGCCGTTACCACCCCGGCCATCGGGACCGGCGTTACCGCCCTTGCCGCCGTCGCCGCCGGTCTGGTTCGCGTTGGTCGCCGCACCGCCCTTGCCGCCGGCGCCACCGTCGCCGCCGGTCGCATTGGCACCGGTGGAACCGTTGGCCGCCTGGGTGGCTCCGTCGCCGCTGGTTCCGCCCTGGCCGCCGGCCCCGGCCGTACCACGCACGCCGCCGTCGCCACCGTCGCCACCGTTGCCGGCCGCCGCACCGGCACCACCGCCTAGACCGGCGCCACCGGCACCGCCGTTACCGGCGTTGCCGGCGTTTCCGCCCGCACCACCGACTCCGCCGTCGCCGGCGTTGCCATCCTTGCCGTCGGTGGCAGTGCCGCCGACACCGCCGTTGCCGCCACTACCACCCGTGCCGCCGATACCGCCGTTGCCGGCGTCGCCGCCGTCCGTACCGTTGCCGCCGGGCAGGGTGGCGTCGATACCAGCGGTGCCGTTGGCGCCGCTTCCGCCGATACCGCCGACGCCACCGGCCCCGCCGACACCGCCGTTTCCGGCGTCACCGGAGGTGGTGCCCCCTGCGCCACCGGCGCCACCGTTACCACCCTGGCCGCCATCGCCGCCGAGGGTGCCGTTGCCGTTGCCGTCGGTCACACCCGCCAGGCCGTTGGCACCCGTACCGCCGGCGCCGCCGTCACCACCGATGCCGATGGCCCCGGCGTTACCGCCGGCACCACCGTTACCGCCGTTGCTTCCAGGTGCGGTCGCGTCGAATCCTCGACCGCCGTTACCGCCGTTGCCGCCTGCGGTGGCGTCCGCGCCGACTGTGCCGTCAGTTCCGGCGGTACCGCCTTCGCCACCGGTGCCGGCTCCGGCGCCGGTGCCGCCCAGGCCGGCCTGTCCGCGGTTGCCGCCGTCGCCGCCCTTACCGCCGTCGGGGTTGTCGGCGTCACCGGCGGCACCGGTTCCGCCGTTGCCGGCGTTCCCGGCGTTCCCGCCGTCACCGGCGTTCCCACCGTCACCGTTGCTGCCGCCATTGCCGTTCGCCGCGGTGCCGGCATTGCCGCCCACGCCGCCATTGCCGCCCACGCCACCGTTGCCGCCATCGCCGGCGTTGCCGCCCGCGCCGTCGTCGACGCCGGCCACCCCGGTCGCTCCGTCCTGACCGGTACCGCCGCTGCCGCCCGTTGCGCCGTTGCCGCCGTCGCCGCCGTCGCCGGCGTTACCAGCAAGCGCGCCGCCGTTGCCGCCGGCGCCACCGGCACCACCGTTGCCGCCGGCACCGCCGGTACCACCGGATGCGCCGGGCACGTCGCCGTCAGTACCGACTGCGCCCAGCGCACCGCTACCGCCGGCTGCACCGTTGCCGCCGTTGCCGATCAGACCACCGTGGCCGCCGGCACCGCCGGCCCCGCCGTCGGCACCCGGAACGGCGTTCGGGTCAGCGGAGGCGTCATAGCCCGCGCCGCCGTTGCCGCCGTTGCCGTGAATGCCAGTCACTCCGGTCCCGGCCACGCCGTCGAGACCGTTGACACCGCTGGCCGGGTTGCCGCCGGTGCCGTGCACACCGGCGACGCCGGCGTTGCCCGCCGTACCGGGGTCACCACCGTTGCCGCCCTTGCCGCCGTTGGGGTTTTCGGCGTTGCCGGCCGCGCCGTTGCCACCGTTGCCGGGGGTGTTGGCGTTGCCGCCGTTACCGGCGTCGCCGCCGTTGCCGTTGAGCCCGACCACGCCGTTGTAGACGACGCCCGCGTTGCCACCGTTACCGCCGGCGCCACCGTCACCGCCGCTGCCGCCGCGACCACCATCCTGGCCGTCCTGGCCCGGAAGGATCCCGTCCGCGCCGTTGGCACCGGCTCCGCCGTCGCCGCCATCCGCGCCGTTGCCACCGTTGCCGCCGTTGCCGGAGTTCCCGGCATCGCGTCCACCGGCGCCACCGTGTCCACCGTTGCCGCCGTAACCGCCGACCTTGCCGTCCACACCGGCGTCGCCGGGGTTGGCGCCGTCGGCACCGGCGGCGCTGTCGCCGCCATGGCCGCCGTTACCGCCGTTACCGCCGTCGCCGATCCGGCCTGCGGCGCCACCGTTTCCGGCAGCACCACCGTTCTGACCCTGGCCGTCGGCGAGCACGCCGCCGTTGCCGCCGTTACCACCGTGACCGCCGTTGCCACCACTGATGGCCACCGCACCGTCCGCGCCGGAGGCGGCGCGGGTGCCGTCGCTGTTCAGACCACCGAGGCCCGCGATGCCGACGATGCCACGGTCACCGCCGGCGCCACCGTTACCGCCGTCGCCGGCGGACAGGCCCGTTCCATCGTTGCCACCGTTGCCGCCGTTGCCGCCGTTGCCGGCATTGCCGGCGTCACCGGCGCTGCCGCCGGCCCCGGCCACACCGGACGCACCAGCCGGGTGGATGCCGAGGAATCCGCCCGCGCCGCCCTTGCCCGCGTTTCCACCGGCGCCACCGTTGCCGCCGTTGCCACCGTTACCGGCGTCCATGCCGTCTTGTCCGGGCAGGCCGCTGCTGACGCCGGCGCCACC includes these proteins:
- a CDS encoding class I SAM-dependent methyltransferase; protein product: MARTARFDGDTWDLASSVGITATGVAVGRAIASRAAHPLINDPFAEPLVRAVGLDLFTRLASGEIAPEDFGDQAPKDMARMADNMAARTRFFDDFFTDAGAAGIRQAVILASGLDSRAYRLDWPSGTIVYEVDQPEVIEFKTRVLAAHGAQPTADRRTVSIDLREDWPAELQAAGFDPALPTAWSAEGLLGYLPPDAQDRLLDTVTALSAPGSRIATESTPGLDAATEEQARRRMQESAERMRSHGVDINLAELLYFGDRNEAGSYLAGHDWRVDSHDVGALFAEYGLPPLDVDEEPGFGKLAYISAVRG
- a CDS encoding class I SAM-dependent methyltransferase, which codes for MARTENDSWDLASSVGTTATMVAAARALATAEAEPIISDPFAAPLVRAVGIDFFTKMVDGTLDPAVAAEAKSAAEPMTAVMAVRTRFFDDFFLQAADAGVRQSVILAAGLDSRAYRLGWPAGSVVYEIDQPDVIEFKSRTLADLGAQPTADRRAVAVDLRDDWPAALRDSGFDETKPTAWSAEGLLIYLPPDAQDRLFDHITALSAPGSRVATEYHPDGAATLSGSNQSLGQRFADQGLDLDITTLVYSGERNPVGTYLTERGWQVRERGRETVFADYGRTFPDGDIVARLRNSVAIEAIRL
- a CDS encoding PE family protein, with the translated sequence MKQSRDRRQSARGVARRVAGAGSAVGAFLAFGVSPVATAPASADFDDLFSQPILEMFESWSVGSDLWLTGSSADFLDGLDAGAAFDSSIFAFDPTQPLGPWLAEMDHVLYTGFQNYVYLPLYAISQDLMGYAEPLLNLVNQPFVDLFGRVLIGNGIDGFDGVNDSLLGSSGLFGNLGDGGFLFGDGGAGVAGDAINADGGIGGAAGLIGNGGAGGAGLAGIAGGDAGNGGDGGAGGWLLGNGGLGGAGGVGGIGGGAGGFGGTGGAAIFIGNGGAGGAGGAGGFGGDGADGATFGASGDHGGFGGIGGNGGTGGRAGLLFGAAGNGGNGGVGGDGGAGGDGQNGLHGTNAGGAGVSSGLPGQDGMDAGNGGNGGNGGAGGNAGKGGAGGFLGIHPAGASGVAGAGGSAGDAGNAGNGGNGGNGGNDGTGLSAGDGGNGGAGGDRGIVGIAGLGGLNSDGTRAASGADGAVAISGGNGGHGGNGGNGGVLADGQGQNGGAAGNGGAAGRIGDGGNGGNGGHGGDSAAGADGANPGDAGVDGKVGGYGGNGGHGGAGGRDAGNSGNGGNGGNGADGGDGGAGANGADGILPGQDGQDGGRGGSGGDGGAGGNGGNAGVVYNGVVGLNGNGGDAGNGGNANTPGNGGNGAAGNAENPNGGKGGNGGDPGTAGNAGVAGVHGTGGNPASGVNGLDGVAGTGVTGIHGNGGNGGAGYDASADPNAVPGADGGAGGAGGHGGLIGNGGNGAAGGSGALGAVGTDGDVPGASGGTGGAGGNGGAGGAGGNGGALAGNAGDGGDGGNGATGGSGGTGQDGATGVAGVDDGAGGNAGDGGNGGVGGNGGVGGNAGTAANGNGGSNGDGGNAGDGGNAGNAGNGGTGAAGDADNPDGGKGGDGGNRGQAGLGGTGAGAGTGGEGGTAGTDGTVGADATAGGNGGNGGRGFDATAPGSNGGNGGAGGNAGAIGIGGDGGAGGTGANGLAGVTDGNGNGTLGGDGGQGGNGGAGGAGGTTSGDAGNGGVGGAGGVGGIGGSGANGTAGIDATLPGGNGTDGGDAGNGGIGGTGGSGGNGGVGGTATDGKDGNAGDGGVGGAGGNAGNAGNGGAGGAGLGGGAGAAAGNGGDGGDGGVRGTAGAGGQGGTSGDGATQAANGSTGANATGGDGGAGGKGGAATNANQTGGDGGKGGNAGPDGRGGNGGAGGNGFNGANGTNSTDPSVDGTDGGNGTAGGNGGAGGLGGTNSGVGGNGGAGGAGGNGGNGGHGSNGTTGGNGTTANPDGSAGGDASSGGNGGNGASGGNGGAAGTGASGSGSAGAGGKGGNAGNAGNAGNGGNGGDGIATNTTGSGAHGGHGGNGGDGGDRGTAGTAGTGGTGGDGSQAANGKAGSTGTGGNGGNGGKGADATSTGQYGGNGGKGGNAGADGNGGNGGDAGKGANAPTGPGTTGGTGSTGTDGDQSGNPNGGTGGTGGNGTGIGGKGGNGGTGGTGADAGSASGESAGAGGTGGTGGNGSNGADGGYGGKGGDGGLGGSNSGNGGDGGKGGAGGNGSRGGDGGAGGAGASGGNGSATNPNGGAGGNGGSGGNGGSGGNAAGGNLGGKGGAANNPNGTAGQDGGNGADGTPGGPGAAGPGGPAGGGGSAAGGGTAGPPGQPGEGGKGGGVIPPS